The sequence ATAAGCTCATCCAGTGTATTAGGTGGAAGATCTTCAGCCAGCTTTTCCAGTTTATCCAGCAgttcttttttcatttgttggGCCCTTTCAACAGCATCCTGACTCGTTACAAAGCTGCTGTTTGTGTTACTGTTTGCTGAAAGTTAAGAAAGACTCTTTGAGATTTAGAATTTTATTGCCTAACTGCTAGGAAATGAATCAACATCAAAGCAAGCTGCTCTTACCAGACGTGTTGGTACTAGAAGTGGTGGTTCCAACAGTGGAAGTGAAGCAGCTGGGTCGTTTGGATCCCAGACCAGAGGCTAGTAAGGCACTTTGAATAGAATCTGGGTctatgcttttcttctttttcttttctttattttttttatgctcTTTTCTAATCAACCAGGGATCTGAAGTTAAATAAAAGTTTCAAACATTTACTAAGCAGCCATCCATCCCTTTTAAACAAATACATTCTCATTGCATAAAGTGACTTACAAGTCTGAAATCCAGTGTACAAATCTAATTTCACATTCTACTTATTCCACATCACTGGAACTAAACTACCTGCTTAGTAAACACGCATCTGTGGCTCACTGGAATGTTTGGGAAGACTTTCTGCTTACTCTCTGCAAACACAGCTACTTTCTTGATGAAACACTCAGACTGCCTTAccatcttcatcatcttcacTGGATTCATCTCTGAACGGGTTGAAGTCATCATCGTCTCCAGAACTCAAAAATTTGGAGCTCTCATTGTCACTTTCTTCATTGTCTGAAGCATCAGACTCACTCTCACTCTcatcagagctgctccctgcaaggCCACCTGTTTTGCGGGCTTTTTTGGCTTCTCTGCTTATTTCTTCACCTAATTCCATCATCccagaagaaagagaagttaGTTTAAACCTTGTAGTCTACACACTTTGAGGTCTGTTTTACCATACAAACTAGAAATATATTCAACttttgaaaacagaactttttaaaagaatctAGGCTTTAGGCAAGACCTCTCTCCCAAGTTTTTAAGATGAGCAGTTCGGGAAGGGGGTGGTATTAGGCTTCTCTTCATTGAGCCTCAAGATAAATTAAGTTACTTGAGTGACTACCTCAAGAAGTGACCTGACACAGACAAAGCATTTTGGGATATGGTTCCATAGCAGATCAACcaaattttgaggaaaaataactaaaatttaCAGATTATATTGCTTATCAGAAATATAACATCTATTAATGGCAACCTCTAGCCTTAAGAGATCTGCAATACATTCTCTTTCAAGGATGACTGTACAgatattcccttttttccccacacaaaGTTGACTCTTAGGCAGCTCTGAAGCTGCCATTTTCACTGTGGCATTAGTGCAGGAACTCCAGCATTACCTTTTCGTTTCTTTACTTTGTTCTCCTTGCAAGGGCTGTCCCGGGGTGAATTGTTATTACTTTGAGCAGTCAGGTCAATTCCCAACAAGCTGAACAGCTTCttcctgtcaggagctggaaAGTGCTTCTCAATAAGAGACTGGAATACTCCTCTGTTTAAGAAAAAAGGGTTGCTCAGTGgaatttgcatttatttaaagTGCAAACCTGTAACACTGAACAGCTTGCTTGACTTCTCTGAAGAATGACTCCTTGTGTTGGGCACTCTCTGTATTATCACCCACATTACTGTATTTGTCACCTTCTTAAAAGCAGGACACATCTCTTTTACAGCACTGTTACGCCTTGCTAAATTTGTTTTGTCTAACAAGTGGCATTGCTACTGCCATTTTCTAATTGCTCAATTAAGTTGATAAATTAAGATCTTCAGCAAGGCAGCCTTGGGATTGGCTCTGGTCCCTCTGATCAAAGAGGGAAGTCATGGTCTGTAACTTGCTGAAGTTCTTTCTCTCAGAGTGCAACATTAAGGGCAGAAGTCACCACTCCTCCCAGTGTGACTTCTCAATCCTGGTTAAGGTTAACAGGCCCCACCTTTTCCTTCACCCCTCACTGTCAGTTTTCATACAGTGGTCTTCCCCACTTCCCAGTTTAATTATTTCCTCTTGCAAGGGGAGGTGCACAGTTGCTCTGGTACAAATGCAGCACACACTTGGCAGGTCTCCCCATGCTCCCAGTTTGAGAACAGTACAAGCTGTTCACACCTGAAAATGTCAGTTTGGAATGCCAGGAGAACCAGGAGACAATCACTGCCTCACCTGAGCAGTGCTGCCAGACTTTAGGTACAGGCAGCTTCAGTAAAGAACATCACTACTAAAGGACTCCCAATCTTGTGTGCACTGATGCACACTTGACACACAGAAGGACAAATGACTACACACACACTAAGCTGGATGAAGGTTACTTTTGCAAACAACAGTTTTAACATTCAGTCTTACTTTGCTGTAGAAACGAAGTCATTCAGTTCCCCACCACCTTCCTCCAAAGCTTCCAATGTTCTGGCTTCTCCTGTCGACTGCAGGCCAATGACAACACACTGAAGGACAAATGAATAGCAGACACTGTCACTATGACTGAGCTGTAAGTTTAATTTGCCTGAATTTCTGCTCATTAGATACCATGAAGAACAAAAGCATGCTCCTACTATGgctgaaaatatttgtattttatatatatatatatatatatataaatttaatcTAATAGCTTTACATTTAAgacaaatgtttaaaaatcagTCCTGATCAACTTACTTTGCCATTCTTGATTTCTTCCCGAGCCAGCTGCACCACTCTCTTCACCTTGGAGGCTATGCAAAGGTACTTGAAGAACCTCTGGTGAGCTGACCAGAACTGACCCCACATGGATTTCTTCATGCGCTGCTCGGCATCGATGAGATCGGCCGCTTGCTGAAACCTCTCTCGAGCACTGACCCACTGAACAAGAAAAGGAGCATTCACATTTCAATCAACTCCAACCTCCCAGAAATcaacagagaaagcaaattGAAAACAGGGTTCTTACCAGTTTCACAGATTTATTGTACATTTTAACATATTCCTGTGAGAGCAGAACTTCGTCGATTTTGAAAGTTACACCTGAAAAACTCAACTGTCTGGCTATGTACATTCCTCTCAGTTTCATATCCATAGCAACTATTTCCATGGCACCAACACCTCTAAAATAAAGGAACAATTTAAGTCCATGTTAGAATTTTCAAGAACAAGGATTTGTTAAAAAAACGCCTCAAAACACAACCCCAAGTACTTTAGAAAAAACCAGCTTATAAATGTGAAGGAatatgttttcaaaataatttgaaatttagTCTTTACATAAAACTGTATCCCTGCCTTGTAAGTGTTAAGTGTATCCCAAGAGGTAAAACTCAGTtacttttttcccaaatgaCCTAGGATGGATTAGGAGACAGTAACTTAGAAATTTGAACTGGATAACAAACTTGGTCCAAATATCAGCAAATTCTTGCATTCTAATTTTATAAACTGCTAATGATTTGAAATAATACAAACCATTTTAAGTTATTCAGATTTATGCTGATATGAAAATGATTTAATTAGTAAGTAACTTCAGTTCTCTTCAACAGCAACACCGTGAGAGCACAGGAGTCACCTGCAAAACAGCCAAGTGCTACTCACAGGCTTGGGGCTCTAACTTCATTATTGCTTATGGGATATGCACCCAGTAATGAAGAGAGGCTACACTGGCAGAGTCCAGAAAAACCACATATCATGTAGATGGTAAACAAGATGTATCCTAAAGCCTATTGTGCATTCTGTAGTgttcaaaattctttttgagTAGGCAAAGCAAGATGTTCACCCACCAGAGAATGCAGCAAGGGCCTTTTCTCCTGACCCCTCACATTCAGTATTATTAGTATGTTCTGAAACACCAAGTACCTTGTAAGAGCACAAAGAATTTCCCTGAACTGGGTTCTTATGCCAACAAGCACAAGATTACCTCCTGTTAAATTGCCTATGATGAATGCATCAACATTAGAGGCCTTCTACAAATAGGGAAGCCATTAACTCCACTGAGCATACTCACTACAATACAGGGTGTTTTCATGGGGAGCAGCAAAGTCTTTTGCTTTCCTAACCCCCACATTTTCGAGAGCCCTCTTTTCCCAGAAAGCTTTTAAAGCTCTCAAAATTTTCTGTGAACAAAGGAAATAACTTATTTTTCACCACTTATGATAAATAACATTTCTGCTAGATTTAGAAGCCAGAGTCCTTAGTGTGACAGGACATGCTTGTAGAGGACTAGAGAGCGAAGACAAGGAACTGGGAGTACAGTCAGCCACAACCCTGTGCATTCTGCTGTAGGTCTTTGAAACTTTACCTTCTTTCAACAGCCTGAATAAAATCACTGAATTCCCTAAATGGAGTTCCTTCACCCCATATTCCAAGACGGTTCATATATGCCATGTTCCTTGGCTCAGATGCAcctaaaaagagaaagataaatCTGTACCAGTGCCAGCAAAACCATCCAGAAACACTTCATACAAACCCAGCAGTACATACCTGTGGCACTGGCATAAACAACCCTGGCTTTTGGAAGTTTATTTTGAAGTTCCAATACAGCCAGAcctgtttttgttggttttgatgAACCAACAGGACACAGATTCTTTGCTTTATGACACTCATCAAATACAATCTGAATAGTAATTAAGGAAAAGCTTTGTCCCACTAATGTACAGAATGAGGAGCTgaacagaaggcaaaaaaatctACTACTTACAATAGGGGGCAGGCAGAAATTGTAAACTCCAGACATTGGTCATTTTAACTAAAAACCTTGGAAAAACATTTAGATAACAAATTGCCACACTGGAGTTCTTGAAAATGCTGATGATACtccaaatatatatttaaataaatccattaaaaatatcAATGTAAACTTAGAGTTCTGAAAGACAATTGTTTAATTTTATAGGTTTGATATAGAAAACACTAGGAACTTCACTCTTGTAGCAGAGTTGAGTGGCAACAAGTTGATGGCAATGTGTTTGGCACAAAGTTTATAAAACTAAGTGTAATGTCAGAGCATGCACACAACTGATTGCCATTACAAATAAAGAATAgctaaaaatctttaaagataCAAGTTGAAATAGCAATTTCATTATAATCAAATGAATTCCAGAAAAAGGATACAACTCCATCGAAATCTTCACCACACCAGTGAAGAAGCTGCTTTAATCTGGTTTTGTATTTACCACCAGACTGACTCTCCCCAATAAGAGAAGAATAGGTAGCAAAGATGACCCCTTTCTTCACACTTCCATTATGTTTGGAAGAAATCTTCCCATACTTGAACTGCAATAAATAGAAATTAGAGAAATGAATCAAGAGAGACCCCTCCTCAATCCCACCTACCAGATGATGAAGGGATGCTGGTGGTCTCAAACTGAAAGGTGGGGACACTTGGAGCCACCCATAACCCCACACCATGATTAGGGCACAGCTGATGGCAATGTGGTTAAGGGGTTATACAGGGCCTCACTTAAACATTGACTTAAGGAACACTAAATCTGAGGTTCCAAAAGTTTAGCAGCCACATTCTTTGGCTACATAGTTTCCTTAGTTTAAATACAATTGAGATTTCAGTTTCAATGTATCCCTTTAAGAGACAATACCTCAAGTGTATTTACAGCTGCTACCACAAATGAGGATTTCTACAgccttgttttggaaattaaGAATTCACAAAGCTAAAATACCAACTTAAACCAAATTTTAAAGTTCAGTGAATTCAACCAGTAATCACACGTCACAATTTAAGCAGCTAATCCAGAGCAGAGGCAATGTCTCCAAAAATAACTGCACACACCACTGCTGCTTTAATAAATCACTGAGCAGGTCCATTATTCAAGTATTACACACAAAAAgcattataaataaaatgtgcACTGAGAGATAGAAAGTAAAAAATTCAAATGCTACAAAGCTTTAAGGATGTAAAGAATATTTCAACTTGTAAAAAATATTCTACTAGTAGTGTCAGTAGTGGCTTGAAgtgtagtttttttttaaaaaaagcacacaTGCTAAGACTTAATCCTACAAGAGGCCTATTTACATGATTAACTTAAAGCTCTGTGTGGTTCTTTGTAAGATTTAGGCCTGTCAAACAAGACCTAGACAGCAAATTTATTGAAATTAGTACATTCTTGCTCTTAAAACAGTCAACATGCACAACTTGTCACACAAGCGTACCTAAAGGTTTGCCTCAACTGTACATAGTAAAAAGTTTCCACACCTTGTTTAATGAATGCACCAATATGTTTTTGGCTCCAATATCTCTCAAATCTCTCTCAGCATCGTATTTCAGATCATTTGACACGCTAAACCTGAGGATACAAAACAAAGCACATTCTGTAAGTCACAGCAGGTCAAAGGCAGCCAGTTGCTAGAACATTTGTCAGAAGACAGATGACCCTGAATTTAGGTCATAGAGTCACTGGAGTGTCTGCTCTAACAAATCCTGACACACTTACCAGACTGCTCTTTTTCTGCCTAACAAGTAATTTTCATAGATTATTCCAGCTATGGTCCTTCCTTTTCCTACACCAGCACCATCACCTATCAAGAATCCAGCTCTGTCTCCATTGGGCAGGAATGTTTCATGTTGCTGTaggagaaagaacaaaaaacttGTACCCATTCTCCAGAACACATCACAGGGGATTGTCAGAAAAGAGCAAACATAGGAAACATCCTATTGGAGGAGACCAGTGGTCCAAGCAAACTCCTGGAAGCAGGAAGAGGGGATTTTATTTAGGGAGAGTACAGCACCCTAACTGCATTGTGTGATCCAttctcccctttcctccctcAGCACCCAGAACTGCTCTAAGCATCTGTCCAATAATTTGTGCCTTTTCCTAACCCACTGATAGGCTCCTGTACAGCCTTCTGTAGCAGCAAGGCCCAGACCTGCACAGCCTGTGGAATGCAGTGCTCTGAATCTACCCATTGTAAACCAATCTCCTGTCAGTGTCACCAAGGTCTGTTTTGCTTCTGGTTTTGTGGGATATCACTCACTTCTGGATGATCTTAACCCTGATTTCGTTCCcattccttcctctcccctccagccccaggtgtcccagtcTCTGTTCATGAGGTAACTTTTCCCTCCTGTGACCATTTGAGTTGTCCCCTAACTCCActgcctccttccccagcaCGCAGAGCACTGCACACACATCTGGGCTGGGCACACTGAAGTTTAACCCAAGAGCAAAATAACACCCAGTGCTGTCCTCTATTCCTCCCCAAGGATGTCAGACAGGGCTGGCTTtctcagcctgctgctgctgcagccattAAATtacttcagagaaataaaaatgactAACATGTTCTAAGACAGGTAAAAGATCACCATCATGCAAGTGGTTTAGAGGAAATTTTCCTGGGTGCATTACCTCACATTTATCTGAGCTGAAGCTCACCTGCCATCTTCTAATGCAACTCAAACCTTTAAGCTCTTATTATTTTATCTCCTTGTAAAACTGACATAGCTGCACTTGTCAgattttagtttttcttcttaaattctCTGTTAGCTTTTAAGCTGTGCTGATGTCTGGCATACCTGGGCTGCATAAGTGATTGCTTCCAGCTGCAAAGCTGACAACCAGCCACTGTCAATGGTTTCCTCTGATATTGATGTCTGGTACCACACATCAGGAGGAGTCACACTGGATAAGGAGCTGGTTTCCACTACTGGGTCAGGATGACGTAGACCAATTTTTACTGGTGGAgaaagaaggggaaggaaggcaggagatgaaaacaaaatacagagtTCTGTTGCTGCAGCACAAGTTAATATATTTACCCAAACAACTTACAATTGTGATTGCAAAGGCTGAATTCAACAATGATTATGTCTCATTGCAACAATCTGTCAAGTGTTGAACTGCACTGCATATGAAGGAACACATTAATCTGAATTTATAACTGCAATCTTAACTTTCTCTTCTCATCACCTTCCCACAATTTTTATGTGATTAGATAAAATTCACTTTCCAGAAAATTAAAGTATTTGTGTACTGGACTTGTTTGAGAAAAACCAGTCTGAACCTTGTTTTCCCAAAAAGGCCAGAAGCAGTCTCAGGATGCCAGAATCACAAAAGCAACATTCTTCTCACTATTTATATAGTGCCATTTTTAAGCAGAATGAGAGGAGAAAAGATTTAGAACAGACATGGTTTAATTGCTGACAGATCTCATCAGTACCAATAAAAATTAACCATTTAGCTACAAACTCCCTGCAAAAAGCCTTGCTTTTACAGCAGGTCACTGAATTTAGCAAACAAGATAACAGCTTGTTGTCAATGGGTacaacaaagaaaagagaaaaaagaggagaTGGCAATTAACAGCAGTAAAAGATTCACTCAAAAAGCAGCCAGTTCTAAGTAGTCAGCCAGGAACAATGCAGGAAGAATGTACTTAGGGTGATTTCACACCAAAAGACTCAAACTAGATTCCTAAGTGTAATAGTGAGAACTGAATCCCTTTACAAAATTTCCTCTGCTGAGGCACAAGGCATCTTAACAGAGGTAAAAAAACCAGGCCTGATTTAGTTCATCAGTCATATCTGTGAAACAAATACTGTTCAATGATACTGAAGAACTCCTCTTTAAAAGTCCACTCATCTTCCAAATCTAAGCATTACAGAAGATAAATTTCCTAGGAAAACCCACAACACATTCAGGTCCTCTTAACTTCAGACAGTAGCTATTTTCTGTGTTAGTGATTACACaagagtaaataaataaatgaactcTCAAAGCATGGAGCCTTTTGATGGAACAGAAGATCAGGTCATACATTTTATTGGCATATATTCAGCATAGGTCTCTGCATGGCccatttcttcttcatcttcttcctcAGGTTCCTCCTCTTCTTTTACTGCTGGCACTTTCTAGAATTGAGAAATACCTGTGTTAGTCAAACAGTACATTGTTAATATTCCATCTCCTGGAAATTAACATGAGAAAGGAAATGAGGACAAACTTGCACTTCAGTGTTTTAACACATGTAGGGAACAAACCAGCGAATCGATAGGAAACTACACACAAATGTAGATTTCTTACACTCTGAACAATCCTCTAAAGACACTAAGTCAGAGAACTTCCTCTTCTTTGCAAGGAGATCAAGCACTCCAAACTCACATAagcagaattaaaaagaaattcttcttaCTGCATATTAAAACCAGACTATGACTTAAAGGAAATTGCCTTGAAAACATGACAGCCCCGATGTTCAAGTACTCCCCCGGGGTCTCCTGCAGTTCCACATGCATGACACCATTTCACAACTTTATAGTTAAATAGTCAGTTCTGTCCAGTATTCTCTGACACCTGACAGTTACCCATTCACTGTGACCCTGCccaatgtaaatatataaatatttgtaaagCACTCAACAGATGAAAAATCAAACATCTTCCACAACTGCTGATGTTTAATACAAAAGAAGTGATCTGAAAAACCCCTTCTGTATGGCAGTCACTGAGGAGCACAGTTCCTCCCAAACATCAGCCTTCCCAGATATCAGTGAAGATGCCAAAACTCAAATGTTTACAGCATCAGAATgtaattttattacatttagAAAATTGAATGATATTCAATTTACATCTTCAATTTAACTGCCCAGAAGCACAGCCATGCTAGGGGGAAGTCTTTCAGTTTCCTCACTGCTAgtgatttgaaaagaaaatgttttaaccCAGAGGAAATGCTGTGCTTATCACCTTTAATCAGAGCCACACCCTTCTTGGCCCACACCAGCTTCTGCTAAGGACAGTAATTTCTTGAAATTGTCATTTACTATCtaagctcagcacagctgttaACTTCACTCATCTAACCAAGTTTCACCTTGTGGAGCAACTGACCTTTTGAACAAACAGATGCACTTGACACTTCCACCACACACAAGACAAGCATGAGTAACTCCTGGAACTGCCACAACTGTTTATGGCCAGCAACACATTGGTTTGGCAAATGAATCATTTGTGCCACTTACCACAGTTGGTGAAAAACTTCTCATTTTAATGTCATTTATCCATATTCTTGCTACCTCTTTTGTGGAAGCCTCCTTCTTCACTGCACCATTGCTTAGGTcagctgcaaaagaaaagctgtggtTTACAGAATTCCCTCCAAACATCAACTCAGATTAACATGCTGCTCTATTAATGAGCTGAAAGAGAAGTTTAAAGTATCCAGGAGCACAATGATGCTTTAAGAACAAATTTGTAACAGGATCCTTTAAGAAGACCATTTATTAACCTTCCTGTCTTCAGTCACATTTGCAAGGAACTAGGAATAAGGCTCAGTACACAACTAAAATAATTCACATAAGGATGGATGCAAAATATTGAAAGCAGCTGTCAGGTTTCCATCATATCAATGCATGTAATAAACTGAGCATAATTGCCCCTAAAAACAATTAGGGCACTTgcacaaataaatgttttcctcAAAGGCATTGCATAATTTAACTTCTTAATATTTTCCCATCTAGAACTCCTGCTGCCTGAATTATATGAAAAGACCATTTTCCTTTcaagagtttctcttttctacaagtatttgccattttttaaaattaaaacaaggaaAGATGCAGAGACACAGGAACACAAATAAGATTAGGAATGCAGTTCTAGAAGTTGCAGGTTTCCTTTTCACTTTACACAGATTGCACTGTTTTCTGCAGCTGTCCCACTCTAACAGTTACTGTCTGCTGGTGTCACCTATTCTGTGCTTCTCTGAGTTTTCACTTAGTTTAATAACACTGACTTATCCCCTTCTGCTttctcccctcctcttcctcacttcCTTGACTCCCTGCCCCAGCTTCAGTTCATGTCCCAACTTGGGTTTTGGCAACCACTCCCTAAGAGAAAGCAATGACAAAGAAGGGACATTCTGCTTTTTGTTctaacagcagctcctgcactgcacTCTCTCTGTACACAGAAAAATAGGTTATGCCAGCCACACCTATAAAATCAGCAAAGCTTGTTTCAGAGACaatgaaaataacagaaatCCACAAAATGCCTGTGCatctttcagaaaagaaagcagcactGAAGGTGTTTTCTAAGTGAACTAGTCTGATCTTAATATGCTAAAATCAGAACAACTTAAGAGTTAGTGACACACAcatgcagctttttccttaaaCAAGTTGACTACATGTTAGAAATAACATACAAGGAAATATTATAGAAGAAATCACAAAATGAGGATTTGGAGTGTGATAACAAAGGACTTGTGGCATTTAACTTACTGCAGCATTTTAGAAGtaacatgaaaataaacagcaagTTTTTAGGACTTAATTTCTTAAACAATAGATTTGATGCCTCCAATGAAACCAAGGGACAGATTTTCCTTTTGCAGGAGACAATTCACACAAACACCTTATGTGCTACAAATCTAGTCTGGAAGATGCTAAATAGAAAATAGTACTAGTTTGTTGTAGTTCCAAGCACATGCTAGAACAGGAGCTGGTGGAGACTCCAGTAACATAGCTAACAGACTTCAGTAATGGTCACAAAATACTTTTACCAATTTTCCAGCTGCAATCTGTCATTTTCCTTGTCCCATGCCACAAAACAAGAGTCTAATTTTTTAACTCTGTTATTTCATACTTCTTTGCCCTGAATTCTAACACTACTACAGTTAGAATGAAATTTATCAGGTTTCCTGAACCACTTCATTTTACCAGGATATTGTACTAATCAATGAAAATCCACGACATGCAAAGATCTTTCTTATTTcactatttaaataaatactgtaATCACAAAGGAAGCAAACTCACTTGCTGCTGTTGCTACTGGTTGGGCAATATTAGGAGGTGGCTTCAATTTCATGAGTTCATTAAGACTATTGTTCTTGAGCAGATCTTTCAGCTGAATCTGGTCCTTGGAAGGTGCAGTGGTCAAGGCATTGCGAACTGCTGGTGCTGCCACCGAGGGCCGGGTGGTTGTGCTGGTCTGGATGATCTTGGCCACGGTGATCGTCTGCCGCGAGGTCGTGACAGGCGTCGTTTTTGTCACCACTATGGTCGTCCCCAGAGTTGGAAGCTGATTTATTTGATTCAGCACAAAGGTTGTGGTGGATGGTGGTTGCTGGCAACACAGAAGCAGGGAAATTTTCAGAAAACGGTTAAAAAGAAAGAGCAACTTTTATTAGACTTCAGTTAGCACACAGGATACAGCAGTTTTTAGAAGACACTTGTCTGTCTTCAAATAAGATGCTGAAGCTGCCAGAGTAATATCTTGTGCTGCAACAGTCTGAGAAAATAGTATCTATCAATACATTGTACATATttcagaagggttttttttagattttaagGTAAAGAAAACTTTATCACCCAGGTCAAGATATGACCACTACAGTTTCCCCCATATCTGATAAAGccagtccaaccccctgctGGCCGAGGCATGGCCACTCAGTGtcactggcagtgcctgtgaGAAGGCATTTGTTTAACAACAGGCAAAAACTGTTACACCAtcagcagctgggatggaggagcaAGAATATGTGAGAAaaccctgcagacaccaaggtctgtgaaggaaggggaggaggcaccccaggtgctggagcaggggctcccctgcagcccttggaggaCCATGGATTCCAGGAGTGAAGTTGAGCCCAGGACAAAGGAAAGAGTGGGGAGAAGGTATTTTTAGATTTGTTctcctcattttcctcctccatTGTTAACTGGCAATGAATTAATTTCCTCGAGTTGAGTCTGGTTTGCCCATGACAAATTGCTgatctccctgtccttatctcaacccatgagccTTTCACCATGGTGTTTCAGCCTTTGTGCAGCTGAGGTGGAGGAGTGATAAAGCAGCTTTGTGGGCACCCAGCCCAagctgagccccctccccacccaaaggctggagcagcagctcagctcttaCCCGAACATTTAACAAGGCTGGAGTGGAGACAGTCTCTGGTTCTTgtttcacagcagctgcagcctcagcgtccagccccagctccaacGCGCTGAGCGGCACCGACTgcagagggaaggcagcaggaatgAAACCTTCAGGCTtttgtccccaggctgtgcctcgAGTGGCTACACTCTGGCAGAGTGAAGGCCATCGTGGAGCTTAACCACGGTATTTCATGATACTTCTCATGCATTTTATTGCAGAGCAGCTAGACCCCAATGACATGAGAGCTCTCCATGGATACCTGGCATTACGTCCCCATGTCATGTCCAGAATTAAACACATTTCTGTCTGTACTGACCTCAAGTGTTTGACATTGCTTTTTTGTATGGAAGTTTCAAATTAATTCACAAGCCATTTTCCCATCTCAGTACTATGAAGCAAGAAACTTAAGAAAACTCCACATGCTTCAACCACTTGCCATGCACACCATCCCTTTAACCCCTTCATCACAGCAAACCCAAGCTCTAACAAATCCCTATGTTCTTGTTTTAACCTGCTGAACAGCTGGAGTTGGTGCTGGATTTGCAAGAACCACGTCTGGAGAGTCAATATCAAAGAGATCATTTGGACTGATTCCACTCTCACTCAAAGCAGCAAGCAACAGATCTTGTCCTGGCTCCAccatctctgaaaaaaaaagaaatgaaactgtAAGTACAAGTACATTGaactctgatttattttttacccACACACAACTCCATTTCTTGCATTTAATGGCATTCACAGTGCAGTCTCTTGTACACACAGTCACTTTTCTAGATGTGCTCTGGTTCTTTCGTTTATTTGTAGGCTTTTCAACATACTCACC comes from Molothrus aeneus isolate 106 chromosome 18, BPBGC_Maene_1.0, whole genome shotgun sequence and encodes:
- the SBNO1 gene encoding protein strawberry notch homolog 1 — encoded protein: MVEPGQDLLLAALSESGISPNDLFDIDSPDVVLANPAPTPAVQQSVPLSALELGLDAEAAAAVKQEPETVSTPALLNVRQPPSTTTFVLNQINQLPTLGTTIVVTKTTPVTTSRQTITVAKIIQTSTTTRPSVAAPAVRNALTTAPSKDQIQLKDLLKNNSLNELMKLKPPPNIAQPVATAATDLSNGAVKKEASTKEVARIWINDIKMRSFSPTVKVPAVKEEEEPEEEDEEEMGHAETYAEYMPIKLKIGLRHPDPVVETSSLSSVTPPDVWYQTSISEETIDSGWLSALQLEAITYAAQQHETFLPNGDRAGFLIGDGAGVGKGRTIAGIIYENYLLGRKRAVWFSVSNDLKYDAERDLRDIGAKNILVHSLNKFKYGKISSKHNGSVKKGVIFATYSSLIGESQSGGKYKTRLKQLLHWCGEDFDGVIVFDECHKAKNLCPVGSSKPTKTGLAVLELQNKLPKARVVYASATGASEPRNMAYMNRLGIWGEGTPFREFSDFIQAVERRGVGAMEIVAMDMKLRGMYIARQLSFSGVTFKIDEVLLSQEYVKMYNKSVKLWVSARERFQQAADLIDAEQRMKKSMWGQFWSAHQRFFKYLCIASKVKRVVQLAREEIKNGKCVVIGLQSTGEARTLEALEEGGGELNDFVSTAKGVFQSLIEKHFPAPDRKKLFSLLGIDLTAQSNNNSPRDSPCKENKVKKRKGEEISREAKKARKTGGLAGSSSDESESESDASDNEESDNESSKFLSSGDDDDFNPFRDESSEDDEDDPWLIRKEHKKNKEKKKKKSIDPDSIQSALLASGLGSKRPSCFTSTVGTTTSSTNTSANSNTNSSFVTSQDAVERAQQMKKELLDKLEKLAEDLPPNTLDELIDELGGPENVAEMTGRKGRVVSNDDGSISYESRSELDVPVEILNITEKQRFMDGDKNIAIISEAASSGISLQADRRAKNQRRRVHMTLELPWSADRAIQQFGRTHRSNQVTAPEYVFLISELAGEQRFASIVAKRLESLGALTHGDRRATETRDLSRFNFDNKYGRNALEIVMKSIVNLDSPMVSPPPDFPGDFFKDVRQGLIGVGLINVEDRSGILTLDKDYNNIGKFLNRILGMEVHQQNALFQYFSDTLNAVIQNAKKNGRYDMGILDLGSGDEKVRKADVKKFLTPGYSTSGHVELYTISVERGMSWDEATKIWAEQTGPDDGFYLSLQIRNNKKTAILVKEVNPKKKLFLIYRPNTGKQLKLETCADLKKKYKKVPSEDALPHWLEQYNSSADTCTHAYWRGNCKKAGLGLVCEVGLRCRTYYVLCGSVLSVWTKVEGVLASVSGTNVKMQIVRLRTEDGQRIVGLIIPANCVSPLVNLLSTSDQSQQLAVQQQQIWQQHHPQSITNLNNA